TAGTTTAAAAACAACAAATCAACGATATTCATGGCAGGTGGTTATTTTGTGTTTCGAAGAAGAAGTAAAACATCAGCATAATATTATTAAGCGTGGCGCAGCAGAAATTGTACCAGAAGATGAACTAATTAAGAAAATAAAAAAATCAATTGAAAAGCAAAAGCCGTTAAAGGTTAAGTTGGGTTTAGATCCAAGTGCACCCGATATACATTTAGGTCATACTGTGGTTTTACAAAAAATGCGTCAGTTTCAAGAGTTGGGACATCAAATTATTATCATCATAGGTGATTTTACAGGACGTATTGGAGATCCTACTGGCAAATCAGAAACTAGAAAGCAACTATCGGAAGAAGAAGTTCAACGAAATGCCCAAACATATAAAGAGCAAATTTTTAAAATACTTGACCCTGTAAAAACTAAAGTTGTATTTAACAGCCAATGGTTGGCTCCTTTGAGTTTTGTAGATGTTATTAAGCTGGCAGCCAATTGTACAGTAGCTAGGATGTTGGAAAGAGATGATTTTGCTAAGCGTTATCGTGAAAATTTGCCCATAGGTATTCATGAATTTTTCTATCCTTTAATGCAAGGTTATGATTCTGTGGCTTTAGAAGCAGATATTGAGCTAGGTGGAACTGATCAGAAATTCAATCTCTTGATGGGTCGAACATTACAAAAGGAATATGGGCAAGAACCTCAAATTGCTTTAATGATGCCTATTTTAGAAGGACTCGATGGCGTTCAAAAAATGAGCAAAAGTTTAGGTAATTACATAGGCGTTAATGAAAATCCCGATGAAATGTTTGGTAAAACCATGTCCATTACCGATGAATTAATGCCTCGCTATTTTGAATTAGTGACAGATGTATCATTAGAAGAATTAAACAAGATTAAAGAAGGATTAGAATCGGGATCGCTTCATCCAAGGGATGCCAAGGTTCGCCTAGCGAAGGAAATTGTTAGAATGTATCATGGTCAGCAAGCTGCTTTAGAAGCCGAACATAATTTTAATAAAATTTTTCAAAAGCATGAGTTACCTAATGACTTACCTAAAGTTTTTATAGAAGCAAGTGAGGCTGAGAAGCCTATTTGGTTGCCAAAGTTATTAGTATTAACTAAATTAGTTGATAGTACAAGTGAAGCAAAAAGACTAATTTCCCAGGGAGCAGTTAAAATTAATGAGGATAAAATTACAGATTCTTCATTGAACATTGTTCCTGAAAATGAAATGGTTATTAGGGTAGGTAAAAGGAAGTTCGCAAAGCTAATTCTTAAAAATTAAGCTTGTCAATTTTTATTAAATTCTTAATAAATAGATTCAAATCTATCTT
This DNA window, taken from Bacillota bacterium LX-D, encodes the following:
- the tyrS gene encoding tyrosine--tRNA ligase, whose protein sequence is MLCFEEEVKHQHNIIKRGAAEIVPEDELIKKIKKSIEKQKPLKVKLGLDPSAPDIHLGHTVVLQKMRQFQELGHQIIIIIGDFTGRIGDPTGKSETRKQLSEEEVQRNAQTYKEQIFKILDPVKTKVVFNSQWLAPLSFVDVIKLAANCTVARMLERDDFAKRYRENLPIGIHEFFYPLMQGYDSVALEADIELGGTDQKFNLLMGRTLQKEYGQEPQIALMMPILEGLDGVQKMSKSLGNYIGVNENPDEMFGKTMSITDELMPRYFELVTDVSLEELNKIKEGLESGSLHPRDAKVRLAKEIVRMYHGQQAALEAEHNFNKIFQKHELPNDLPKVFIEASEAEKPIWLPKLLVLTKLVDSTSEAKRLISQGAVKINEDKITDSSLNIVPENEMVIRVGKRKFAKLILKN